A single region of the Alteriqipengyuania flavescens genome encodes:
- a CDS encoding DUF6527 family protein, which produces MSPPTRKVRLVGDAEYRDQAEANLGQPGDASLILRGRPRAIVMACPDGCGETLVVNLDGRVGKAWRFDMRGGLTLYPSVWREGGCGSHFIVWRGHILWCGRFERNNLEPDYDAAIEQFVFDAMDVEKPRDAVQIADAIDELIWDVNRAANRLVRRGDAKSWKADDRWVFTRSV; this is translated from the coding sequence ATGAGCCCGCCGACGCGCAAGGTGCGCTTGGTCGGCGACGCCGAATACCGGGATCAGGCTGAGGCGAACCTTGGCCAGCCGGGTGACGCATCGCTAATCCTCCGGGGAAGGCCGCGGGCGATCGTGATGGCCTGTCCCGACGGTTGCGGCGAGACGCTTGTCGTGAACCTGGACGGGCGCGTGGGGAAAGCATGGCGCTTCGACATGCGCGGCGGGCTGACCCTTTATCCTTCGGTGTGGCGGGAGGGCGGCTGCGGGAGCCACTTCATCGTTTGGCGTGGCCATATTCTGTGGTGCGGTCGCTTTGAACGAAATAATCTCGAACCCGACTACGATGCGGCAATCGAGCAGTTTGTCTTCGATGCCATGGATGTCGAGAAGCCCCGAGATGCGGTTCAGATCGCAGACGCCATCGACGAACTGATCTGGGACGTGAACCGCGCGGCTAATCGACTGGTTCGTCGCGGAGACGCCAAGTCGTGGAAGGCGGACGATCGATGGGTGTTTACCCGCTCAGTCTAG